TCTTTGGCAAACGGAAATTCATGAAAGAGTTGAATTTTACAGAGATTCGTGTgataaactttttttattttttattataatatatatatatatcttcaaAATGTATACAATTCTTCTGTCTGTGCAGCTTGTTGGTGAATACACAACATATGTTTGGGAAAATACAGACATTATGGTAGCAATTTACTTGAAACTTTATACTCAAAACATTGACAACTTTATGGATGTTGCAGTATCATTCATACCAACCTTCAAAAAACATTTATTCAACATCATTCATACAGAGTTTTCTAAATAAACGTCCCTTCAAGCAGATCTTTATTTATCCATTGTCCAACAGAAACTTATATTTTTCAACCACAGTACCCAACTTCCCAATGTaccataaaaacatgtttttgtcttGGCAGATATTATACTGTAGGCCTAAGCTAAGTTGGTGCTCCAGAATTCACTGTAGGCCAGGTACTGTGTTCAATTCAATCCAACTTCTCCTGGATATCGTCTAAGAAAAGTAAATAGTTTAACAATAATTCATGATGTTTGACGCCGTTCCATTGAcaccatttcagccattacaatgagaccgtcctcctatagctcctcccagcagcctcctctggtgaGTATGAAGGAGAATGAAAGACTGGGCACTTGATGTTACCAGTATAACAGCTAACAGGAACGGACAGTTGCTTCTCAGCTCTGCCAATGGCTTCTGGGTAATCGGTCTGTCCAATGGGGACAGGCTTGAAGTCATGGATGAAGAAGAGCATGTCCTTTCCAAAGATTTTCCAGAGAAAGTGGGTATCTATGTAGATCTGTCTATCTCATGAGGAAAGGAAGGTGACTTTATTTATTCCAGAAGACAGAACACTCATTTACCAATGGACCCTGTTATGAAGATGATGTCCTCCCACTTTTCTCACCCTGGAACAATGATGCAAATTATGCACTATTTTATCCATTGTGATTACACAGGTTTAGAATAAACGTCAGATTGCATATTATAGCTAACATTGATACTCTAACTGTTGATTGTTTGTTATATTGCTTGATGAACAACATCCTTCCTTTCTAACGGACAAAAGCAGTACGATTTATATCATTGTATGTCTTGATACTCCTCCTGCGAATTCTGTTAGTCAATTTTTGTAGTTgcctggtatatttatgtttaccaataagatggcagtattgactcaagacgggggtttgcttcccgctatccgtagctatttcctGTCTGCCTATATAACTGtgattaagaaagcttcaggtagcTTAATTAAGCCAGGTGCATTAGAGAATTACAATTagttacaattaaatactaaaccTTACTTAAGTCTCATGAGTCATCAATCTCAGAAGCCACTAAGGATACTACGCTTTTGATTTTGAGTTGTAATACAAAAACATTCCACATGATGGCGGTATTGAAGCTATGCAGAGTTTTCTTTTTCAGCCTGACTCCAATTCCTTCATTGTAACATTTGCTGAACTAGCACTAAATCAGTATAAAAAGTACTTCTATTTACATTCTAATTGGGCCTATATGGTCAAGTAGTGGTCCCATTTAATTGTCAAATTACACAATAATGTGGAAAGGTACATTCTAGCCAATAGTATGTTGACAGAAATATGAAGGAATGTTGATGTGATAGATAATTCAGTAGTTAGGATTAATCATTCAAAATCACATAATATTTCTTAATATTGTTTTTATATTAAATATGAATGAATTGGTAATTCTTGTAATTACCTAAATCAGCCAATGCACTTCTACTGGAGATACATATATCGTAATTACGAAGAACAATTGGTATTTTATTTAACAAAAATACAATTTGCATGTGTTAAAAACAGTCAAATGTATAATTGTTGCAATAATAGTGTTGTTCAAGATGAAATTAGCATTAGCTAGCTTACTTAGCGTTAGCATCCGCCTCGGAACACAGAGAACGTTGAATTATAATAAACATTGAGTCGTGTCTCCAGTTGTTGCACAGTCAGTGTTTCCACTTTGCCGTTGTTATCAGGACCTAAGTACCCTTGGGAATTATTAGGTCCATATTTAATAACACAACAGTATGCACTCCAGTAGTACTTAGCCACTCTGACACCATTACCTATATATATGTTACCAGGCACTACACCAGTGACTACATAGACCATTAAGCAGTCGGCGTTTTgcagtagtttaataaccaggtTATATTCATGTGTCCTCCATTGGCCCTGGTTGAAGTGTGAGTCTTGTGGGGCTGCGTtggtcagggtagaggtggctAGCATGAATAAATCGGTGGAAGTGTGGTAGACTGGGTAGAGGTGGCCCTTATGGTAGCCAGAAGACACATAGTCTTTATTCAGGGCCTGGTGTTGACCCCAGATTATGGATGAGGGTTGCTGTGCGCCCATGCAGAGATCTGAACCATTATCGAGCTGTGAGTCAAGGAATGTCATTGGTTAAGAGTACATTATGAACACATTTTATTACCAGTCTTATCAGACTGTGGATATCTTTGGCAAACGGAAATTCATGAAAGAGTTGAATTTTACAGAGATTCGTGTgataaactttttttattttttattataatatatatatatatcttcaaAATGTATACAATTCTTCTGTCTGTGCAGCTTGTTGGTGAATACACAACATATGTTTGGGAAAATACAGACATTATGGTAGCAATTTACTTGAAACTTTATACTCAAAACATTGACAACTTTATGGATGTTGCAGTATCATTCATACCAACCTTCAAAAAACATTTATTCAACATCATTCATACAGAGTTTTCTAAATAAACGTCCCTTCAAGCAGATCTTTATTTATCCATTGTCCAACAGAAACTTATATTTTTCAACCACAGTACCCAACTTCCCAATGTaccataaaaacatgtttttgtcttGGCAGATATTATACTGTAGGCCTAAGCTAAGTTGGTGCTCCAGAATTCACTGTAGGCCAGGTACTGTGTTCAATTCAATCCAACTTCTCCTGGATATCGTCTAAGAAAAGTAAATAGTTTAACAATAATTCATGATGATTCCAAGGAATGTTTACCCAGTGGCATCCTGCCACATTGAGAGATCACGAGAGAGGATTCACAACAGTTAATGCACTCTCTCACTATTTGCTAACCCTGTGCTGCTTCCAGCCTGTTACATGTGTCAGAGGGTGGGGTACGGTGGCAGTAAAAAAACAAATGTACATTGTACAAAGATCCAGTTTGAAAGCTCCTTTTGAATGAAGTTGAATAAACATGTTATGAAAGTTGTTATGAATTAAACTGCAACACTCATCAGGGCCTTATGTATACCTGGTTAAGTAAACAGTTCCCCAAAAATTACAGCTTGAAAAGTAATGCTATTCATGTCCGTAAAAAAATGGGTATGCTTACCTGAGGTTCGACATACCAAGGGTCCTTTCGGGAAACGTTTGAATGTTGAAGCGTGTAGGCAGAATACACAGGAATCTTATTCTTGGTATCGTAGAGCGTGGCATAGTAGTAAACTACTTGGTTGTTCTGGTCCATGAGACACTGGCATATCTCCCGGTAGCGATTGTTTTCCATAGGATCTCTGAGAACCGTGGGATGGACCCTATTCACAAAGAACTGAAGGCAATTTGTGAACGGGGTCACATTCCCCTGGGAAAGCAAAGGAAACAACAGCAAAACTAAAATGCCACAACGAAGCCCCATGGTAAGACACGGCCAGCACTGGTGGAGATCAGATGATGACTGAGCAGAGTTTCTATGAAGATAAAGCCAAAGGCGATTGACTTATATGAGCTTCCACACATCCTACATTTTCTCTGGAAGTGTGCCACTGTCAACATTTTGTGTTCAGTGGCCAGGGGTGGTCTAGTGGTTTATTTACTGCTGCCAGGTAGTAT
The DNA window shown above is from Salvelinus alpinus chromosome 31, SLU_Salpinus.1, whole genome shotgun sequence and carries:
- the LOC139561150 gene encoding endonuclease domain-containing 1 protein-like: MGLRCGILVLLLFPLLSQGNVTPFTNCLQFFVNRVHPTVLRDPMENNRYREICQCLMDQNNQVVYYYATLYDTKNKIPVYSAYTLQHSNVSRKDPWYVEPQLDNGSDLCMGAQQPSSIIWGQHQALNKDYVSSGYHKGHLYPVYHTSTDLFMLATSTLTNAAPQDSHFNQGQWRTHEYNLVIKLLQNADCLMVYVVTGVVPGNIYIGNGVRVAKYYWSAYCCVIKYGPNNSQGYLGPDNNGKVETLTVQQLETRLNVYYNSTFSVFRGGC